The window CAGCGCCCAGGCCCATGGCGAGGCCGCTGACATGCTGCCCTTGCAATCGACCCTCGAAGCATTCGGTGCCACGGTCAAATGGGACGACTACGCCGACCTGTTCGTGATTGCCAAGGACGGTGTCTACCTCAAGGTCAAACCCGGCAGCAAAGTCGCCGTGCTCAACGGCAAACGCATGGAGCTGTCGGTGCCGGTGGTGTTCAAGGACAAGACCGCGTTCATGGCCAAGGACTTCATCAACCAGGTGTTCCAGTCCGGCCTGGACAAGACCTTCGTTGTCGAGACCCGCCCCAACCCGCTCAACCCGTTGAGCGCGAATGAAATCGAGGCGGCGGTGGCTATCGTCAAGCAATCGGAGCACTACAAGCCCGGTTTTCGCTTCACCGAAGTTTCGGTCAACGAACCGCCGAAAGACCAGGTGTGGAATTTCGTCTACACCGGCCAGAACGTCACCCAGCCGCGCCAGGCCCGCATCGTGGTGCTCGACGGCAAGCAGGTGATCGAGGCGCTGGTCGATCTCGACAGCAAGACGCTCAATGCATGGAACCCCGTCGAAGGCGCCCACGGCATGGTGCTGCTGGACGACTTCGCCACCGTGCAATCGGCGGTTGAAGCGAGCCCCGAATACGCGCAGGCCCTGGCCAAGCGCGCTATCAGTGATGTGAAAAAGGTCGTGGCCACGCCGTTGACCGTCGGTTACTTCGACGGCAAAGACGGTCTGGCACAGGACAAGCGGCTGCTGAAAATCGTCAGTTACCTCAATACCGGCGACGGCAATTACTGGGCGCATCCGATCGAGGGGCTGGTGGCAATTGTCGATCTTGAGCAGAAAAAACTGATCAAGATCGAGGACGAAGCGCTGATCCCGGTGCCGATGAAACCCACGCCGTATGACGGGCGCGGACGCAATGCAACGCCGGTCAAGCCGCTGGAGATCATTGAGCCGGAGGGCAAAAACTACACCATCACCGGTAACAGCATTCATTGGCAGAACTGGGATTTCCATGTCCGCCTCGATTCGCGGGTCGGGCCGATCCTGTCCACGGTGACCTACGACGACAAGGGCAAGAAACGCAAAATCATGTACGAAGGCTCGCTCGGCGGGATGATCGTGCCGTATGGCGACCCGGACGTCGGCTGGTACTTCAAGGCTTACCTCGACTCGGGCGACTACGGCATGGGCACCTTGACCTCGCCAATCGCGCGCGGCAAAGACGCGCCGGACAATGCGGTGCTGCTGGACGCGACGATCGCCGATTACACCGGCACGCCGACATCGATCCCCCGCGCCATGGCGGTGTTCGAACGCTACGCCGGCCCGGAATACAAACACCAGGAAATGGGCCAACCGAATCTCAGCACCGAGCGTCGCGAACTGGTGGTGCGCTGGATCAGCACCGTCGGCAACTACGACTACATCTTCGATTGGGTCTTCCAGCAAAACGGCACCATCGGCATCGACGCCGGTGCCACCGGCATCGAAGCAGTCAAGGGCGTGAAATCCCGGACCATGCACGAGGCCACCGCCAAGGAAGACACGCGCTACGGCACGTTGCTGGACCACAACATCGTCGGCACCACGCACCAGCACATCTACAACTTCCGCCTCGACATGGACGTGGACGGTGAAAACAACTCACTGGTGGAAGTGAACCCGGTGGTGGCCCCGAACGACCGGGGCGGGCCGCGCACCAGCACCATGCAGACCGAACACAACGTGGTCGCCACGGAACAACTGGCCGCGCAGAAATTCGACCCGTCGACCGTGCGCCTGCTGACCAACTTCAGCAAGGAAAACAAAGTCGGCAACCCGGTGTCCTATCAACTGATTCCGTATGCCGGCGGCACGCACCCGATGGCCAAGGGCGCCAACTTCGGCAAGGACGAATGGCTTTATCACCGCCTGAGCTTCATGGACAAACAACTGTGGGTGACGCGCTACAACCCGCAGGAGAAATACCCGGAAGGGAAATACCCGAACCGCTCGGCCAAGGATTCGGGGCTGGGGCAGTTCACACAGGATAATCAGTCGATTGAAAACACTGACGATGTGGTGTGGTTGACCACCGGAACCACGCATGTCGCGCGGGCTGAAGAGTGGCCGATCATGCCGACCGAATGGGTGCATGTGCTGCTCAAGCCGTGGAATTTCTTCGATGAAACGCCGACGCTGAACCTCAACGTCCCGAGATAAACACACAAATCCCCTGTGGGAGCGGGCTTGCTCAGACGGAAGCTCACGCATGTTTTTTGCGGTACTCACCCGGCGCTATGCCGAACCGGGTCTTGAACGCCGTGGAAAAATGGCTCGAATCGGAAAAGCCCCACGAATAACCCAACACTGACAGCTTCTGCTCGGTGCCCGACTGGCGCAGGGATTCGGCACACAAATCCAGGCGCCGATTCTTGATGTAGCGCGCGACCACCAGGCCCTTCTTCGCGAAGATCCGATAGAGGCCGCGCACCGACATCCCCACTTCCCGTGCCAGCCATTCAGGGCAGAGTTCTTCCGAGCGAATGTGCGCGTCGATGCACTCCAGGGTTTTGCGGAAGACTCGCTCATGCACATCACTGCACTCGTCGGTCTGGCTGATGGCCGGACGCAGCAGGCTGACAATCGCCTCCAGGGTCGCCTCGCTTTCTTGCAGGCTGAGGTTGTCCTGGCGTGTGGCGTCGAGGATCAGGCGGTGCGACAGCATCGCCAACGGCGACGTCGCGGCGATCCGGTGCCCGCACTTGACCTGATTGAAACGCAAGGTTTGCTCCACCAGGTGCGACGGCAGGATCAACGACAATTGCCGGGAGTTTTCACTGTAGGTGAAGTCACTGGGGCGCGAGGCGTCGATCAGCGTGATGTCCCCGGCCGACAGCAGGACCTTGTTGTCGCCTTGGGCCATGCCGGCGGTGCCGTCGAGCTGGAACACGGCAAAAAATTTGCCGCCCTCGCCCGCCGCGACTATCGCCGGCGTGCGGTACAGGCGCGCCTGGCAGGCGTCGACAAAACTGAGCTTGAGGGCGCCGCTCTGGTGTTCGCGGATTTGCCCGGAGAACCCGGTGCCCAGGGTTTGCGCGTCGAAGGCGCCGCAGATCTGGTTGATCTGATGGATCCACTGATCAAATCCATCACGGCGCTGTGCAATTGAAGAAATCATGTCAGGCCTCACGCAGGCTTATTTTTATTATCTACGCCAATCCACAGGTTCTCCTGAACAGCCACGCTCCTTGAACGCGACGGGTTATTTCAGCCCGCCAAACCGTCGATAAAAACTCTCGCCCACGTCCGGCAACGGGCCGTCGGCGGTTTCCAGCGCACTGTTCAGCCATTCCTCGGCCTTGGCGTAGATCAACCGGTAAATGTTGCGGCACAACTGGCGAGCGGCACGGCCTTCCCAGTCGCCGGGCAACAACTCGTCCGGCAATTGCGGGTCGCGCAACAGCAGTTTGCGGTACTCATGAATAAGCAGAACCCGTGCCAGGAAACAATCGGACGGCTGCAGGTTCTCCTGCTCGCGAAGCGTTTGCCAGAGCGGTCGGAACAGTTGGATGAACTCGCTGTAATGGGTCGCCAGTTCTTCGATGTTCCAGCTCTCGCGCACCTGCAACCGCAGGGCCTTGGAGGCCAGTACGTCTTGCGCGGTGGTCTCGAAGACGATGGTGTCTTCCTGGGCGCCGAGGTCGAGCAAGGTCGCATTGAGGTCGGCACGGTCGCTGCGTGGGCAGGCCAGCACCGCCGGCGAGATCGCACCAAAACCTTGCCACTCCAGTTCTTCGCGCACTTGTTTGCGCTTGTCCTGGGTCAGTTGCGTCAGCATCACCAGGCTCCAGGAACCGTCCCAAGCCGGCACGGTGGAGCTGTAGACCCGCTTGAAAGCCTTGTCGAACCGCCGGCGACCGGTACCGGTCAGGCTGTAATAGCTGCGGCGTCCGACTTTCTCGGCGGTCAGCCAGCCTTCTTTGGTCAGGCGGAAAATCGAGGTACGGATCAATCGTTCGTTGATGCCGATGGGCTCGAGCAACTGAATCAGACTGCCCAGCCACACCGTACCGCCATGGGGTTCGATGGCATCGCCATATAACGTGATGATCAGGGAGCTGGCGCGGATCGGCGTCTGTTCCTGGAATCGGGTGATCAAGTGGTTCAAGGGTGTCAGGGACGACATGGGCGTACCGGGTTGAAAAAAGAAAAGGAATATACCGAAAGCGTGCCTGTTAAGCCCAATCAGCGTTCATGAGGCGCTGCCCTTGGGTCGCAACCCGCTGTCGCTGATGCGCGGGCGGCCGGGCTCAGGTTCGCTCAGCGGTTCGCAGACCTGCATCTGTTCAAGGCAACGCTTGGCCAGTTGTTGATATTCGCGAGTGCCCGCCTGTTTCCAAGACACTTCTTCATCATTGAGGCTGCGCTTGACGCTGGCCGGCGCGCCCATCACCAGGGACTGCTCGGGGCACTCGAATCCGGCTTTGACGAACGCGGCCGCCGAAACGAATGAGCGAGCACCTATGCGCGCGTTGTCCATCACGACCGCATTCATCCCCACCAGCGCATCGGCGCCGACACGGCAACCGTGCAGCACCGCGCCGTGACCGATGTGGCCGTTGCGTTCAACCACGGTGTCGCTGTCCGGAAAGCCGTGCATCACGCAGGTGTCCTGCAGGTTGGCGCCCTCTTCCAGCACGATCCGCCCGAAGTCCCCGCGCAAACTCGCCAGCGGGCCGACGTAGCAATGGGGGCCAATGATCACGTCGCCGATCAGCACGGCGGACGGATGAACATAAGCCGTGGGATCGACCACCGGGGTCAAGCCATCGAGGCTGTAGCACGTCATGGGACCTTCCCTCTATAGGGCATTCACAAAGCGATGCCGATACAGGGTCATTTTGTATCACATCGGTTTTGTTAGCACAAAGCACAAAAAACGTATCACTTATGAATCCCGCCGAGCGCGTCTCTTTCAGACGACTAGAACCCGCCATAGAACCCAATGAAATCGACATAAAAAGCGCCTTACAAGGCCAGTCACGGTCAAAGCCTTAAAACCAAACAACCACAAATAAGACACATTAAATCAATTTTACTATTGTATTTGCGTATCACGTTGTAGGTATACTCGGGCAAAACCGGCCCACTGCGCCGATCCAATAATGAGCCGGCATCACAGCCGAGCGTGCACCGTGAGGGCATCCGCCATGCCTCTAACCCTTGCTGTCGAAATCATCGAACCGGGCGTTCGCCTGATTACCTTGCAGCGCCCGCAAGCGCTGAACGCCCTGACCACCCAATTGCTCGGTGAACTGGCGGATGAACTGGACGCCGCGCAAGCCGATTCCGCCACCCGCGTCGTAGTCTTGACCGGCAACCGCAAAGCCTTCGCGGCCGGCGCCGACATCAAGGAAATGGCCGAGCGCAATCTGGTCGGCATTCTCGACGACCCGCGCCAGGCGTCGTGGCAGGCCATCACCCGTTTCAGCAAACCGCTGATCGCCGCCGTCAACGGCTTCGCCCTCGGTGGTGGCTGCGAATTGGCGATGCACGCCGACATCATCATCGCCGGTGAAGACGCCCGCTTCGGCCAGCCGGAAATCAACCTCGGGATCATGCCCGGCGCCGGTGGCACCCAACGTTTGCTGCGCGCCGTCGGCAAGTCCATGGCCATGCAAATGGTCCTGACCGGCGAGCCGATTGACGCCCGCCAGGCCCAGCGCGCCGGCCTAGTCAGCGAAGTGACCCAACCGGAATTCACCGTCGAACGCGCCCTGCACCTCGCCCGCAGCATTGCCGGCAAAGCGCCGTTGGCGGTGCGCCTGGCCAAGGAATCACTGCTCAAGGCGATGGACACCGACCTGGCCAGCGGCCTGCGTTTCGAGCGTCATGCCTTCACCGTGCTGGCCGGGACGCGCGATCGCGATGAAGGCATTCAAGCCTTTCAGGAAAAGCGCACGCCGACCTTCACCGGGCAATAACCCGGCATAGCCATTGAATTCGAACGACCTCTCAGAGAGCGCCATGACCATGAACTTCGAACACATCCTGTTTTCCATCGAGGCCGGCGTCGCCCTGCTCAGCCTCAATCGCCCGGACCAGCTCAACAGCTTCAACGCGCAGATGCATGGCGAAGTGAAGGAAGCGCTGAAACAGGTCCGGCAGAACCCGGACGTGCGCGTCTTGCTGCTGACCGGCGAAGGTCGTGGCTTCTGCGCCGGGCAAGACCTCAGCGACCGCAATGTTGCGCCGGGCAGCGCGGTGCCGGATCTGGGCGAATCGATCGAGAAGTTCTACAACCCGCTGATCCGCCAGTTGCGCGACCTGCCGCTGCCGGTGATCTGCGCGGTCAACGGCGTCGCCGCCGGAGCCGGCGCCAATATCCCGCTGGCCTGCGACCTGGTGCTGGCGGCACGTTCGGCGAGCTTCATTCAGGCTTTCTGCAAAATCGGCTTGATCCCCGACTCCGGCGGCACCTGGACCTTGCCGCGTCTGGTCGGCATGGCGCGCGCCAAGGCGCTGGCCTTGCTCGGTAATCGCCTGACCGCCGAACAAGCCGAGCAATGGGGCTTGATCTACCGCGTGGTGGACGACGCCGAATTGCGCAATGAAGCCCTGACGCTCGCGCGCCATCTGGCCACTCAACCGACCTACGGCCTGGCGCTGATCAAGCGCAGCCTGAATGCCAGCCTGAGTAATACCTTCGACGAACAGCTTGAGTTAGAGAAGGACCTGCAACGCCTGGCCGGGCGCAGCGAGGATTACCGTGAAGGCGTCAGCGCCTTCATGGAAAAACGCAGCCCAAGCTTCAAGGGGCGCTGAGTCATGACGGCATTGAATTCCAACGCGCGCATCGCGGTGATCGGCGCCGGAGCCATGGGCGCCGGCATCGCGCAGGTCGCCGCGCAGGCCGGCCATCCGGTGCTGTTGCTGGACAATCGTCCGGGTGCTGCCGCGCAAGCCATCGACGGCATTGACCGCCAACTGGGCAAGCGCGTCGAGAAAGGCAAGCTTTCACCTGAGGCGCGGGCGGCGACCATCGCCCGCCTGCAGGCAGTGGAAGCCATAGAGGCACTGGCCGATTGCGCGCTGATCATCGAAGCCATCGTCGAGAACCTTGAGGTCAAGCGCGCCCTCTTCCGTCAGTTGGAAGGCATCTGCGGAGAGCGCTGCATCCTGGCCAGCAACACTTCCTCGCTGTCGATCACCAGCATCGCCGCGCAACTGGACCATCCGCAACGTTTGCTCGGCCTGCACTTCTTCAACCCGGCGCCGGTCATGGCGTTGGTGGAAATCGTCTCCGGCCTGGCCAGCGATCCGGCATTGGCCGAATGCCTGTACGACACCGCCAAAGCCTGGGGCAAAAAACCGGTGCACACCCGCTCAACACCAGGCTTTATCGTCAACCGTGTCGCCCGCCCGTTCTACGCCGAAAGCCTGCGCCTGCTACAGGAAGACGCGGCCGATTGCCCGACGCTGGATGCGCTGATGCGCGAGGCCGGTGGCTTTGCCATGGGCGCGTTCGAACTGACCGACTTGATCGGGCATGACGTCAACTATGCCGTGACTTGTTCGGTGTTCGACGCCTATTACGGCGACACCCGCTTCCTGCCGTCGCTGATCCAGAAAGAACTGGTGGACGCCGGGCGTCTGGGCCGTAAAAGTGGCCATGGCTTCTATCGCTACGCCGAAGGTGCCGAGCGTCCACAGCCGACGTCTATCAGCAGCGAACATGCCGTTGGAACCTGCGTTATAGAAGGCGATCTCGGTATTGCCCATGCGTTGATCCCGCGCCTGCGTGAACACAACATCGAAATCGTTCAGCGCGACGGCCAAGGCGTGCTGCGGGTCGGCGACGCGCTGCTGGCGTTGAGCGACGGGCGCTTGGCCTGTCAACGGGCCAGGGAAGATGGCCTGCGCAATCTGATCCTGCTGGACCTGGCATTCGACTACGGCAAGGCCAGCCGCATAGCCATCAGCTACGCGACAGACATCGACCCCGGCGCCCTCGATCACGGCGTCGCCTTACTGCAACAGGCCGGATTCACCGTCAGCGCGCTCAGTGACAGCCCGGCCCTCGCGGTGCTGCGTACGGTGGCAATGCTCGCCAACGAAGCCGCCGACGCCGTGCTGCAAGGCGTGGCCTCGGCCGCCGACGTCGACCTGGCGATGCGCGCCGGGGTCAATTACCCGCAAGGCCCGCTCGCCTGGGCCGATGCCATCGGCCTTTCGCACATCCTCAACGTGCTGGAAAACCTGCAAGCCAGTTATGGCGAAGAACGTTATCGACCGTCGCTGCTATTGCGCCGCAAGGTCGCTGAAGGGAGAAATTTTCATGACCAACCATGAAGCCATGAACCTGGCCAGCGACTGCGCGCAAGCGCTGTTCAAGCGTGACACCGCCAGCCAGTCAATGGGCATGCGCCTGCTCTCCGTCGCGCCAGGTTGCTCGCGCGTTGGCATGAGCGTGCGCGCCGACATGATCCAGGGCCACGGCACGTGCCACGGCGGCTACCTGTTCGCCCTCGCCGACTCGGCGTTTGCCCTGGCTTGCAACAGCTACAACGAAGCCACCGTGGCCATCGGTTGCAGCATCGATTACATCGCCCCGGCACGCTTGGGCGACACCTTGAATGCCGACTGCACCGAGCAAAGCCGCTCCGGTCGTACCGGCAACTACGACGTTCGCATCGAAAACCAACTGGGCCAGCTCATCGCGCTGTTCCATGGCAAATCCTACAAAGTGCGCGGCACTGTGCTGACGCAGGAGAATCCGAATGAATGACGCCTTGATCATCGACGCGGTGCGGACCCCGATCGGCCGCTATGCCGGCGCCTTGAGCAGCGTGCGCGCCGACGACCTCGGCGCGATGCCGTTGCGCGAATTGCTGCGCCGTCACCCGCAGGTCGACTGGAATACCGTGGATGATGTGATCTACGGCTGCGCCAATCAGGCCGGCGAAGACAACCGCAATGTCGCGCGCATGTCGGCGTTGCTGGCCGGGTTGCCGGTCAGTGTGCCCGGCACCACGCTCAACCGTTTGTGCGGTTCCGGGCTGGACGCGATTGGCACGGCAGCGCGGGCGATCCGCTGTGGCGAGGCCGGGTTGATGCTGGTCGGTGGCGTCGAATCGATGTCCCGCGCGCCCTTGGTGATGGGCAAGGCCGAGCAAGCGTTTTCCCGTGACGCGCAGGTGTACGACACCACCATCGGTTGGCGTTTCGTCAATCCGCTGATGAAAAAAATCTACGGCATCGACTCCATGCCGGAGACCGCCGAGAACGTCGCCGAGCAGTTCAACATTTCCCGCGCCGACCAGGACGCCTTTGCCCTGCGCAGCCAGCAGCGCGCCGGCGCGGCCCAGGCCAGCGGGCGCCTGGCCCGGGAAATCGTCGCGGTAGAAATCCCCCAACGCAAAGGCCCGGCCAAAGTCGTCGAGCATGATGAACACCCGCGTGGCGACACCACCCTTGAGCAATTGCAGAAACTCGGCACGCCGTTTCGCGAAGGCGGCAGCGTCACCGCCGGCAATGCGTCCGGGGTCAATGACGGGGCTTGCGCACTCTTGCTCGCCAGCCCGGAAGTTGCCAAACGCCACGGCCTGAAAGCGCGCGGCAGGGTCGTGGCGATGGCCACCGCCGGGGTCGAACCACGGATCATGGGCATCGGCCCGGTGCCGGCAACGCGCAAGGTGCTGGAACTGGCCAACCTGAGCCTCGCCGACATGGACGTGATCGAACTCAACGAAGCCTTTGCCGCACAAGGTCTGGCCGTGCTGCGTGAGCTGGGCCTGGGCGACAGCGATCCGCGGGTCAACCCGAACGGCGGCGCGATTGCCCTCGGCCATCCGCTGGGCATGAGTGGCGCACGACTGGTGACCACCGCCCTGCATGAACTGGAAGAACGTCACGGCCGCTACGCCTTGTGCACCATGTGCATCGGCGTCGGCCAGGGCATCGCGCTGATCATCGAGCGCCTGTCCGTCTAAAGAACCGCGATTCCCAAGGAGCTGAGAGGTATCCTTGGGGCATGCACTCAAAGCCCTTGTGTAGAAGGGCCGAAACACAAAAATAATTCGAGTGAAGTCATGAACATGCCAATTGCCAAAGCCGTGCTTGATCCTGTGCTGGACCCGATCGAAACCGCCAGCATCGACGAACTGCGTCAACACCAGCTGGATCGCCTGCGCTGGAGCCTGAACCACGCCTACAACAATGTGCCGCTGTATCGCCAACGCTTCGATGCGCTGGGCGTACACCCGGACGACATCAAGTGCCTGGAAGACCTGGCGAAGTTTCCGTTCACCACCAAGACTGACCTGCGCGACAACTATCCGTACGGCATGTTCGCCGTGCCGATGCATGACATCGTGCGCCTGCACGCCTCCAGCGGCACCACCGGCAAACCGACGGTCGTGGGATACACGCAGAACGACATCGACACCTGGGCCAACGTCGTCGCGCGCTCAATCCGCGCGGCGGGCGGCCGGCGTGGCGACAAGGTGCATATTTCCTACGGCTACGGCCTGTTCACCGGTGGCCTCGGCGCGCATTACGGCGCCGAACGCCTAGGCTGCACGGTGATTCCGATGTCGGGCGGGCAGACCGAGAAACAGGTGCAGCTGATCAAGGATTTCCAGCCGGACATCATCATGGTCACGCCGTCGTACATGCTCAACATCGCCGATGAAATCGAGCGCCAGGGCATCGACCCGCACAAACTGGCCCTGCGCCTGGGCATCTTC is drawn from Pseudomonas sp. 31-12 and contains these coding sequences:
- the tynA gene encoding primary-amine oxidase, which translates into the protein MFKPMTLLNRKPLARLALAITLGTLGLPCWMTSAQAHGEAADMLPLQSTLEAFGATVKWDDYADLFVIAKDGVYLKVKPGSKVAVLNGKRMELSVPVVFKDKTAFMAKDFINQVFQSGLDKTFVVETRPNPLNPLSANEIEAAVAIVKQSEHYKPGFRFTEVSVNEPPKDQVWNFVYTGQNVTQPRQARIVVLDGKQVIEALVDLDSKTLNAWNPVEGAHGMVLLDDFATVQSAVEASPEYAQALAKRAISDVKKVVATPLTVGYFDGKDGLAQDKRLLKIVSYLNTGDGNYWAHPIEGLVAIVDLEQKKLIKIEDEALIPVPMKPTPYDGRGRNATPVKPLEIIEPEGKNYTITGNSIHWQNWDFHVRLDSRVGPILSTVTYDDKGKKRKIMYEGSLGGMIVPYGDPDVGWYFKAYLDSGDYGMGTLTSPIARGKDAPDNAVLLDATIADYTGTPTSIPRAMAVFERYAGPEYKHQEMGQPNLSTERRELVVRWISTVGNYDYIFDWVFQQNGTIGIDAGATGIEAVKGVKSRTMHEATAKEDTRYGTLLDHNIVGTTHQHIYNFRLDMDVDGENNSLVEVNPVVAPNDRGGPRTSTMQTEHNVVATEQLAAQKFDPSTVRLLTNFSKENKVGNPVSYQLIPYAGGTHPMAKGANFGKDEWLYHRLSFMDKQLWVTRYNPQEKYPEGKYPNRSAKDSGLGQFTQDNQSIENTDDVVWLTTGTTHVARAEEWPIMPTEWVHVLLKPWNFFDETPTLNLNVPR
- the feaR gene encoding transcriptional regulator FeaR — protein: MISSIAQRRDGFDQWIHQINQICGAFDAQTLGTGFSGQIREHQSGALKLSFVDACQARLYRTPAIVAAGEGGKFFAVFQLDGTAGMAQGDNKVLLSAGDITLIDASRPSDFTYSENSRQLSLILPSHLVEQTLRFNQVKCGHRIAATSPLAMLSHRLILDATRQDNLSLQESEATLEAIVSLLRPAISQTDECSDVHERVFRKTLECIDAHIRSEELCPEWLAREVGMSVRGLYRIFAKKGLVVARYIKNRRLDLCAESLRQSGTEQKLSVLGYSWGFSDSSHFSTAFKTRFGIAPGEYRKKHA
- the paaX gene encoding phenylacetic acid degradation operon negative regulatory protein PaaX, which translates into the protein MSSLTPLNHLITRFQEQTPIRASSLIITLYGDAIEPHGGTVWLGSLIQLLEPIGINERLIRTSIFRLTKEGWLTAEKVGRRSYYSLTGTGRRRFDKAFKRVYSSTVPAWDGSWSLVMLTQLTQDKRKQVREELEWQGFGAISPAVLACPRSDRADLNATLLDLGAQEDTIVFETTAQDVLASKALRLQVRESWNIEELATHYSEFIQLFRPLWQTLREQENLQPSDCFLARVLLIHEYRKLLLRDPQLPDELLPGDWEGRAARQLCRNIYRLIYAKAEEWLNSALETADGPLPDVGESFYRRFGGLK
- the paaY gene encoding phenylacetic acid degradation protein PaaY; protein product: MTCYSLDGLTPVVDPTAYVHPSAVLIGDVIIGPHCYVGPLASLRGDFGRIVLEEGANLQDTCVMHGFPDSDTVVERNGHIGHGAVLHGCRVGADALVGMNAVVMDNARIGARSFVSAAAFVKAGFECPEQSLVMGAPASVKRSLNDEEVSWKQAGTREYQQLAKRCLEQMQVCEPLSEPEPGRPRISDSGLRPKGSAS
- the paaF gene encoding 2,3-dehydroadipyl-CoA hydratase PaaF; protein product: MPLTLAVEIIEPGVRLITLQRPQALNALTTQLLGELADELDAAQADSATRVVVLTGNRKAFAAGADIKEMAERNLVGILDDPRQASWQAITRFSKPLIAAVNGFALGGGCELAMHADIIIAGEDARFGQPEINLGIMPGAGGTQRLLRAVGKSMAMQMVLTGEPIDARQAQRAGLVSEVTQPEFTVERALHLARSIAGKAPLAVRLAKESLLKAMDTDLASGLRFERHAFTVLAGTRDRDEGIQAFQEKRTPTFTGQ
- the paaG gene encoding 2-(1,2-epoxy-1,2-dihydrophenyl)acetyl-CoA isomerase PaaG; this translates as MNFEHILFSIEAGVALLSLNRPDQLNSFNAQMHGEVKEALKQVRQNPDVRVLLLTGEGRGFCAGQDLSDRNVAPGSAVPDLGESIEKFYNPLIRQLRDLPLPVICAVNGVAAGAGANIPLACDLVLAARSASFIQAFCKIGLIPDSGGTWTLPRLVGMARAKALALLGNRLTAEQAEQWGLIYRVVDDAELRNEALTLARHLATQPTYGLALIKRSLNASLSNTFDEQLELEKDLQRLAGRSEDYREGVSAFMEKRSPSFKGR
- the paaH gene encoding 3-hydroxyacyl-CoA dehydrogenase PaaH gives rise to the protein MTALNSNARIAVIGAGAMGAGIAQVAAQAGHPVLLLDNRPGAAAQAIDGIDRQLGKRVEKGKLSPEARAATIARLQAVEAIEALADCALIIEAIVENLEVKRALFRQLEGICGERCILASNTSSLSITSIAAQLDHPQRLLGLHFFNPAPVMALVEIVSGLASDPALAECLYDTAKAWGKKPVHTRSTPGFIVNRVARPFYAESLRLLQEDAADCPTLDALMREAGGFAMGAFELTDLIGHDVNYAVTCSVFDAYYGDTRFLPSLIQKELVDAGRLGRKSGHGFYRYAEGAERPQPTSISSEHAVGTCVIEGDLGIAHALIPRLREHNIEIVQRDGQGVLRVGDALLALSDGRLACQRAREDGLRNLILLDLAFDYGKASRIAISYATDIDPGALDHGVALLQQAGFTVSALSDSPALAVLRTVAMLANEAADAVLQGVASAADVDLAMRAGVNYPQGPLAWADAIGLSHILNVLENLQASYGEERYRPSLLLRRKVAEGRNFHDQP
- the paaI gene encoding hydroxyphenylacetyl-CoA thioesterase PaaI, translated to MTNHEAMNLASDCAQALFKRDTASQSMGMRLLSVAPGCSRVGMSVRADMIQGHGTCHGGYLFALADSAFALACNSYNEATVAIGCSIDYIAPARLGDTLNADCTEQSRSGRTGNYDVRIENQLGQLIALFHGKSYKVRGTVLTQENPNE
- the pcaF gene encoding 3-oxoadipyl-CoA thiolase, whose translation is MNDALIIDAVRTPIGRYAGALSSVRADDLGAMPLRELLRRHPQVDWNTVDDVIYGCANQAGEDNRNVARMSALLAGLPVSVPGTTLNRLCGSGLDAIGTAARAIRCGEAGLMLVGGVESMSRAPLVMGKAEQAFSRDAQVYDTTIGWRFVNPLMKKIYGIDSMPETAENVAEQFNISRADQDAFALRSQQRAGAAQASGRLAREIVAVEIPQRKGPAKVVEHDEHPRGDTTLEQLQKLGTPFREGGSVTAGNASGVNDGACALLLASPEVAKRHGLKARGRVVAMATAGVEPRIMGIGPVPATRKVLELANLSLADMDVIELNEAFAAQGLAVLRELGLGDSDPRVNPNGGAIALGHPLGMSGARLVTTALHELEERHGRYALCTMCIGVGQGIALIIERLSV